In Capsicum annuum cultivar UCD-10X-F1 chromosome 8, UCD10Xv1.1, whole genome shotgun sequence, the genomic window TTAAGAGATAGAAAGTAAGGGACGTCAAATAATAAACTCACACtcctttgaagaacacataagGTTTGTAGAGTTCAGCTAGTCGAATGAAGTGATTGATCCTTCTTTCTAAGTTTGAGTGATGGGCTTGCAAATGTTGGCAAAGTATCAAGTTTGCCCACTTTACTATCTGAAAAATGTTATAACTAAACATCAATGCTGAAGTGCATGTCAGcgttcataaaattatttttctacacCTCTCCCTTGCATATCGGGATCTTTAATTTCCCTCTTTTAGTATTCTTGTTTATACCAAACTGATTTTCAGTCAAGAAGGGTCTTAGTCTAACTTAGCAGTGTTCTATGtcacaaaatttgaaatttatatttcatgTGTCCATATTTTCGAATATAAATATGGTCCTCGTTAGTATTATATATCCCACTTCATGGTAAACTGAAGCCAAAAATACGTCGATGTTACAGTTTATTTAAGAAGGCATTTGTATGAAACTAACCTTTAATAATGGCATGTAGCGGATTGCTATGTATTTGTGAAGGTTAGCCATGCTATTCAGGAAACGAAATTCCTTCACTTTGACTGGATTTCCTCTTTCGTCAATCCACGGGAATTTCTTGAAGTAATCAACGAAAAACTGTGTGATATCACCAACTAGTAGTTGGTTCCTCCTAGAGGAGCTACTGTGGTAAACAACTGTATGTGAAGATGGATTCTGATGGACAGCCATAGCCGCAATGACTGTGTTCACAACCATATCAGCTGGAATCTAGGCAAAATTGCAAGATGGTAATAAGGAATTAGTGTAAATACTTAGGGACTCGAAGTGTGGGTAGATGAACTGATTAAGAGCAGCTGACGCAAACTTGTGCGTTTCCACTATGACATAAggtatacactatatatacacaTGACTAGTTCTCATACCACATCTATTATTGATCCTCTGTCACACATTCCAACATTAAGCTTTCCTTTACCATAGTTAACAATGAAGGCGTCCACAGTTCTGTGGTAACGaagaaacatatatatattagtttactAATAGGACCTACAATTCTTCAATTTCCATGTGTGCATGCATAAACCAAGTATAGTTATTACTTGAATCCTTCAATCCATCCTGGGAATGGCTCCTTATAAGTGCTCAATATAATTGTTGGCCTTAGGATTATGAGTTGGAGATCCTCCTTGAGGTGCCCCAGGAGCATCTCTCCCATTGCTTTTGTGAATGAGTATGTGTTTGGCCATCCATGTAGCCTTGCCCTGAAGAATCATAATTATAGTGGTGCAAATAGGATACCATATTTGTACCAGTGAAAACTGATTGATTTTATGAATCGTGTACCTCTCAATACCTAGAACTCTCATAGCTACAGTTGTTTCTTTTTCAGTGGCATTCCTATCTTGAAGGCCCTTTAGTGTCTCCTCTGCCAATTTTTTCTCTGCGTCTATGTCTAAGCGAGAGCCTCCATTAAGTGTCTCGCCATAGTTCAATGGCTTCTCTAGTATCAGTCCTGCCTTTTCCCCACAAACATAGGCTGAAAAGAACCAGTATTTACAATAAAGTTAATATATGTGCCAAAGATGTCACATGAAATTTGGTACGTTAAGCACATATATGATGGAGCTGACCTGTGCTTACATGGAGAAGCATCTTTAGCTTTGAACACTGCTTGGAGAATTCGACAACATGCATGGCACCAAATACATTGATACCTATAGCAGTATCGTATCTGAAGAAACATGTGGAATAAACTTTTTCGTTCTAATTTGGGAAAAAGAATTTCATTCTATATCTACCTTTCATCAAATCTAGTTGTTGCAGCAGTGTTTACAATTATGTCAATTTCTCTGCACATGTCATCTTTCAGCTCAGAATTTATCCCCAAAC contains:
- the LOC107839938 gene encoding probable fatty acyl-CoA reductase 4 isoform X2, which gives rise to MDSSYIDLQFLQGKTIFITGVTGYLAKILSEKILRVQPNVRKLYLLIRATDSDSAKQRFNNEVLKTDLFRVLREKLGANLQGFIQDKVFPVPGDIACDSLGINSELKDDMCREIDIIVNTAATTRFDERYDTAIGINVFGAMHVVEFSKQCSKLKMLLHVSTAYVCGEKAGLILEKPLNYGETLNGGSRLDIDAEKKLAEETLKGLQDRNATEKETTVAMRVLGIERARLHGWPNTYSFTKAMGEMLLGHLKEDLQLIILRPTIILSTYKEPFPGWIEGFKTVDAFIVNYGKGKLNVGMCDRGSIIDVIPADMVVNTVIAAMAVHQNPSSHTVVYHSSSSRRNQLLVGDITQFFVDYFKKFPWIDERGNPVKVKEFRFLNSMANLHKYIAIRYMPLLKFR
- the LOC107839938 gene encoding fatty acyl-CoA reductase 3 isoform X1, with translation MDSSYIDLQFLQGKTIFITGVTGYLAKILSEKILRVQPNVRKLYLLIRATDSDSAKQRFNNEVLKTDLFRVLREKLGANLQGFIQDKVFPVPGDIACDSLGINSELKDDMCREIDIIVNTAATTRFDERYDTAIGINVFGAMHVVEFSKQCSKLKMLLHVSTAYVCGEKAGLILEKPLNYGETLNGGSRLDIDAEKKLAEETLKGLQDRNATEKETTVAMRVLGIERARLHGWPNTYSFTKAMGEMLLGHLKEDLQLIILRPTIILSTYKEPFPGWIEGFKTVDAFIVNYGKGKLNVGMCDRGSIIDVIPADMVVNTVIAAMAVHQNPSSHTVVYHSSSSRRNQLLVGDITQFFVDYFKKFPWIDERGNPVKVKEFRFLNSMANLHKYIAIRYMPLLKIVKWANLILCQHLQAHHSNLERRINHFIRLAELYKPYVFFKGVFDDTNTEMLRMAIRESNADDTLNFDPTTIQWEKYFKETHIPGLVKYIF